The Meleagris gallopavo isolate NT-WF06-2002-E0010 breed Aviagen turkey brand Nicholas breeding stock unplaced genomic scaffold, Turkey_5.1 ChrUn_random_7180001957397, whole genome shotgun sequence genome segment ttcctttatccactgacaCTGTAACTCCATCAcaaaaggccaccaagtttgtcaggcatgacttgcTCTTGGTGAAACCACGTTGGTTACCACCAATCAccttgtctttattttccatgtgccttagtagggccttcaggaggatctgctctatgatcttgccaggcacagaggtgagactgactggcctgtagcTCCCtggatctttcttttttgtttgtttgtttgggttttttttgtttgtttgtgtttgtttgtttgtctggcACAATgcatgttttggttttgggagaaaaacaacattgaTAACACCAATGTTTCTAGATGTTCCTGAGAAGCTCTGTACAGTGTCAATGGTGTTCTAGTTTCCTCAGCTTCTCCTACTGTCCTGCCAGCAAGGGGGCTGGGGGCatgaggagctgggaggggacagaatcaggacagctgacctaaactaGCCAAAGGGATTTTCCATATGATAAAATATCACGTGGAAGGTAAGTTTGAGAAAAAAAGGGGTGTGGGGGGGGTTCATTggacagcctgctgctgctcagagactAGCTGGGCACTGATGTACAAGCAGTTGCTTACCGCCCACTCGttaaatatacatgtatatatacatgtatgtataatTGTCATAACTTTattccctcttccttttttctacACTAGTAaagaggtgttttgttttttgtttttttaaatctcaacccacaagttttactttgctttctttttccaattcTACCCTTTATCCTactgggaagggaggagggagtGAGCAACTGACTGTGTAGTGCTTAGTCACCTGTCAGGTTAAATCACAAGTCATTTTCTCACCCAATGCGAGACAAGAAGAATTGAGATAACAGCAGATCTGACCAGAGCATGTTAACACAGGGTTGCTGTGGCAGTTTGATAATTGCTAGTCATCATGCTAATAGTGTTATTATCTGTGGAGCTCCTTGAGAGTCTTTTTATGGAAGTATACTGTTTAGCACCTTGCTCTTGCTGTTTATTTCCCCTGCtatgttatttttcatctctgGGGGTTGGATTAAGGTTTCTATTTTGCTATGCTGCGTGGCCTTACCTTACTTTATGATAAAATTGCTGCTCAGAAAACTAATCTGGCATCTGTACTCGGCCTCCCAGTCATCTCTGGGCTTCAGGAACCATATTCATGGAGACTATTATTAATTGcactctttgctttctctcctgGAGGAGACACAGGCTATGGGGGACAGGGAGACAATGGGCTATGGGGGAGACAGGCGAGGACATTTTCCGACAGTTCTTCAgcctctcttcctccttccttcaaGTAGTTACAATAGCTCCTGAGAGTTTTGAATATCCGTGGGATGTTCAAACCAGTGTGTTCCTATTGCTATGTGTTGTGGATGTGTTCCAGGTTATGTTTAAGATTAAACAATCACTTAGGAATATCACTCAGAGATCTACCCCGAGGTGGGATAGTTCTGAGTGGCAGGGAGCGTGGGATGGTATGGTCAGGGGCCTAGAGCGGTGGACACCCCCCAGTGGTTTGAAACTGCAGTTGTTCGGGGGTGAAGAATCAGGAAAAACTAGTAGAATACTTGGAAAAGGTCTGCTGCCGTCCTGGCAGTCCTACTGAGGCACAAATCACTGCAGCATGCTGGGGCCTGGCCTATGACTACTGAGCTCTGTTCAGTACTATTCAGCATCCTCCGGGGAAGAGAATACCTCTGGATCTGATGACAATGCAATGGGCCCTCCAGCTCCCATGACAGACGCTGCAGCACCTCCAGTTCCTTCAACAGGTACTGTGTCTGCTCCAACTACTGCTATAGGCCAGGCAGATATTCTAACTCTTCTGACAGGCTGTGCAGTCACCCCAATTCTCACAATCGGCTCTATGGTCACTCCAATCCCTGGGACAAGCCCCACAGTTCAACCAGAGAACCAACCAGTGCCAGTATCAGTTGCCTCTacaagcaagaggaaaaaatgtcaaCAAGAGTCAGAATACTTAGTAGGAGCTTCTCTCTTTGTTAAGTCAGAAGAAGGTGGTGAAGATGGAGCAGAGCCATCACAAaaatgggaggaggaggaagagacaGAAACCAGATTCCTAATGGTGTGTAAGCTGCAAGATTTGCAAAAAGATTACAGTCATCAGCCAGGCAAGCACACTGCCAGCTGCTCTGGTGCTGGGATGGTGGGGACAGTAGCCAAGCAGTTGAGATTTCTTTCTAGGGAAAGTGGCATTgacaaagcaattggaaaagggACACAGTCTTTCACCCTATGGCAATGACTCTTGTCAGCTGTGAGGAAAAGATATCCTTTCAAGGAAGACCTGGTACGTAACCCAGGCATATGAACCACCATGGAGAAAGGTATTCAGTACTTGAGGGGATTCGCTGTGATAGAGATGATACGTGGAATTAATGTGGACATTAATACCAACGCCCAAGATCCAGATGACATATATACACGACCAATGTGGCAGAGATTGTTGTAGTTTAACCCAGCAGATGGCTCAGCACCACAGTCCTTTGCTCGTTCCCCctcttcccagtgggatgggggagagaataaaacaacaaaaaaactcaagTAGAACTCGTGGCTTGAGATAAGACAACTTActaagaggggaaaaagggaatacttatgattctatataaatgtatataacaagtgatgcacaagtaATTTCTTACCACCCCCCCAAGCAGcaggggggagggagagagagagagagagagagagagagagagatcaaCTCCCACctccttcaaaactccttccacttgaagtcatatggtatggaatatccctttggccagtttaagtcagctgtcctaattctgttccctcccagctccctgggTCCTTCACTGTGAATGGCCatggctctgtacaacactgcttagcagcaactataaacattggtgtgttatcaacattgtttatctcctagaaccaaaacatagcatcgtaccagacactctgaagaaaacaattccatcccagctgaaactcagacaGAAATGCACCGTCATCATATACCAGCACCCTGGCAGGAGTGAACTGGAAAGATAACAAAAGACCAACAGTGGATGTAGTGGCTAGCCTACTTCAATATGAAGATAGTCTCTCCTCCTCCCTACAGGCCTGTATCTCAGCTGTGGAGAAACTGGTTAATGGCTCCTCCACCTGTACAAACCAGTAGTTCTTCCATTAGAAGTAAGCTTTCCTCTGCTTGAGAGTATATAGCAGGTGCACACCATGTACCGTCCTGTGGTTTTACCTGTGTGACCATGGAGAGAATGTGATGAAGTGGGATGGAAAACCCACCTTGACCCTACAGGCGCAGGTATGTGAGTTGCAGGGGAAAACAATCACAAGAGAGGGTCCTTCCATGAAAATGGTGGCTCCAATTTCCAGCTGGCAGTTCTCCAGACAGATAATGGTCCCATCTTATCTCTGAGGCTGACAGCGAGCTTTCTGGTGCTCATACACAAGAGATGAGTAATTAATACAATAACCAGAACAGCCCTGCCTCCAGCCAGAACGGAGGAAAGGGACAATTGggtttattggactgtgtggattcaaTGGCCTagcacatcagaaccacaggAGTATGAGACTCTAGTGGACACTGGTGCACAATGTACCCTAATGCCATCAAGTTATAAAGGGGCAGAACCCATCTGTATCTCTGGAGTGACAGGGGGATCCCAAGAAATCTATTGGATGCTAAAGTGAGCCTAAATGGAATTGAGTGGCAAAAGCACCTCACTGTGACTGGCCCAGAGGCTCTGTGCAACCTTGGTATGTATTACCTTAGGAAAAGGTACTTCAAGGACCCAAAAAGGTAGCGGTGGGTTTTGGTAGAGCTGCCTTAGAGATGGAggacattaagcagctgtctacCTTGCCTGGTCTCTCAGAGGATCCttctgttgtggggttgctaaGAGTAGAAGAAGAGCAGGTGCCAATCACTACTATAATAGTGCACCAGTGGCAATATTGCACCAACCGGGACTCCCTGATTCTCATTCATTAGCTGATTCATCAACTGGAGAACCAAGGAGTAACcagcaagactcactcacccTTCAATAGTCCCATGCGGCCAGTGAAAAAGTCCAGTGGGGAGTGGAGGCAACGGTGGACTATCATGGCCTAAagtgttttttatatataaataattgtCCCGTTGCCCTTTTTCCCCCACCCAcccccctttcttttctcttagtaAGTAGCTTTATCTCAatccatgagttctactttgttgcTTCCCTCCCCCGTTCTCTCCCCTGTTCACTGGGAAAATGGGAAGTGagcaaatgactgtgtggtgcttagctaGCTgtcaggttaaaccacaaccTACAGTAGGGGAAACTGCACGTGCACTGGATTTCTTTAAACTGCATTTCTTGCTTCCCCCTCTCTCAGAATGCAGACAAGATTGCTTTCAAGAAGTTATGATAGTAAAAATGCAAGTTCTATTAAGCATTATGCTAGCTCCtgaagaagtgaaaatgaaCCTTATCTCACATAACAGGATCAGAGATATGGCACACACATGGCCTTCCTTCACCTTATACTGCAGAAATTCTTTCAGTGTGAACATATAGCATGCCATCAGTTGAGAACAACTAAGAACATTTGCAGTGAAATCAACATCATAATGCTTTAAACACCTATGAAGTTTTCAGCCTGTGCAGACCACAGAACCAGAGGTTTACTTACAGTTACACAGTTAACGTTCTGAAATTTAACATAGCGAAGCTGGACAATGCCATCTTCTTTAATATCATCTGGTGTTAGCTCCAGGGCTTGAGTTGGTTCActtgtttctgcttcttcaaaatCCATAGATCGAGGAAGGTTGATAAAGATTTTTACGTACTTTGGACCTTGCCCTGTGTTAAGATATAGAAGTGGGATTCAGGTACataagtacatttttatttattttttttttttaaatgctgctcAAGAAGCCCTTGCTTATTGCAGCATCTAGGTACCACTCAAGGAATGCATGGACTTAAGACGCTAGAACTACAAATCTGCCCACCCTACACCACCACTCCAGATATTGAAGGATATCTGAAGTTGCACTACTCACCTAGGTTTCAGTGACAATTCCACATAATAAATCCAATGAAATTTCTAGGAGTAATTGTTTTTGTGTCACGTATGACATTATGTCTATTTTAATTTCACAATTTAAATCAACTAAACATCAAAACTAAGCTACGCCCTTCAGTAACACTCAAACTTAATTTTTGAATTGAATAGATGTTCTTCTCACACCACGTCCAGACGGAGTGAATATCTGTGTCCTACCAGATATCAGCGCACATGGTCAGAATAGTAATGAGAGATCATTTATGTTTTTAGTTTGATAAAATTCAATTAAGTTATGGGATTTGCAGAAGGTAAAATGAACTAGGGACAATAttgtcatttttcaaaattttaactAAACGTGGGGAAAGCTCAGGTTTCAAGGGTATGATTAAAGATACCTCACTCACCATTATCTGGCCCCTGAAGTTTCATAGAATAAAGCTTGACTGGTTGACTAAAAGCAACAGTAATAAGCAGCTGTGAAGGACAAAGTTGCTgttaaatactgttttctttattcttaaaaaacaaacaaacaaacatagcACAATAATTCAGTAGAAGTctgaacttcaaaataaaatcaagtatTTACATTCTTTATATTCCACACATGCACTAGTCTGTAACTTTAAAGACTCAGTAAACGCTACTCTGCTTGGaatttttcctcagaaatgcaTAGGAAGTTGGAAATGCTACAGTGATCTTTGTATACCAATTTTACTTCCATCCACCTACTGTCTCCCACTCCTACACTACCACAGTGATATAAAGCCAACTCttcaaaaaacatttgcagACCAGACACTGAAAATATCCTACTTAATTTTACTCTACCTGCTCATCACAATCTGATTCCAAGTAGGTAGAATCTTTACGTAAACAATTATCAAATCCATGCTCATCACTTTCATTAAGACATTCACAGCCAGCTTTATTGATAAATGGCATTAAATccatctgaaaggaaaaaaaaaaaacaacaaaccaacagtAGAATTGCTGATTGTATATATCTGCCATAAACTCACCTGACAGTAGCAGGAATGAAATTCTTCACtgaagtaaacaaacaaacaaaacccacacagAAAACCTCAGGGATTTAAATAGAAAGTTACAGGAACTTGTGGGATGGCAACCTAAAACACTCTTCTTACAGACATAATATTAGGTCCCAAAGAGTAATATACCCCCTCATGAAAAAGCCCCATATTCTAGCTTTTAAAAGTTACTACATGTTACAACTCAGGCTATAGCTTCACGATCTAAACTAAACTCAAACACAGGCTGCTTAGAGAATACAGCTCATTTCCCGAATCCCACTTCCCTTAACACTAGGAACTGTTATTGCAAGTGAAACTACTTACTACCTTTCCCCTATCCCCTCCTGTGCCATATAAACTGAAGTCCAATGCATATGGTGGAACAGTTAACAAGTATCAGAACTGCTAGAAATTCAAGTGACCTTTGCCCTTGAAGTTTACCTAAATGAGAAATATCCAGCTGAATTTGCATCCTGCTCACATTTGTCTGATAAGATATAGTCAGCTATGAATTTGAAATAGTCTCCAAGAATACTTGGTTTTGGATTCCACATCATTTGGAATTCTACAGATGCTCATCACAGCCAAGTTGAAGATTTTAGATTTTCTAATGTGAAGTGATGCACACGCACGTCACTGAACTGTGACATGACTTAGTTATGTGGTGAATTATATTTCGCCTAACTGGGTTTATACTTCTGGTAGAACAACAGACAATCTCAAGGAGTAATACTACACCAAGGATTGCTTGGAGAACACCACCTAAGACAACAGCTCTAGTAAAGTGTTTTGTCACATTAGAGTTCTCACATGTTTGTTAGGACAGCTGTCAGATAGGCTTGTAATTTGAAGCACACAGTTGCCCTGAGGTAACAAGAAAACATGCATGACATAGGGAAATAATTTCCTGAGCGCACCAAATATTTCTCAACTTCAAGTATCCTTagcaagttttcatttttctggaaTGCGCGTATAAACCACgcaatgataaaaaaaatatctattcaagaatacagatttttttaaattgctagaaaaaagttaaaattcagTTTCAGTTATGTGATTTAGATGCAaagtttaaaaaccattttgtCTGAGAACATATGGCACTCCATTTTCATGGCAAACTGccttcaaagattttttttctttaatcctctttatcatttattttaaaaagcactgagcaagaaagataaaaacaaacctATAAACTACAAATCAACCTACTCCCACATGAATAACAGAGAGGACTTCTTAAAGAAGAACCAGAACAACTTTTGGACAGCTGTGTCTAACAATGTCCTTTACCAaggaagatcatagaatcattagagttggaaagggcctctgaaggccatctagtccaaatcccctgcaatgaacagggacaccacagctgtTCACAGATCACGATGCccaagaagaggaaagaaataacatCCAACTGTAGCAAAATCTTCATCACCAACCATgaaattcattatttaaattgCTAAGGGCTATGTGCAGAGATTTTTCTTAACATATGTACGTTACAGAGTTGTAAAATATTTAGTAAGTACGGTTAACTTTCAAATTTTGTCCCCCAAAGCCATGGGGAGCTTGTAGTTTTGCCTACAGTAGTATTAGTTCAACAGAATACATGTAGAAAGGAACAGTTCAAGCTAcctaaatgtttaaaaaacaaaaaacacacacacatacatatccTTTGGGGATATCTGTATCTTCGTTGTTTCCAGGATCATTCTCCAGGTGctgcttaattttttcttctaaccCTAGAACATCTGCTCCTTGATATTGGTCGATTCGTACTTTGTTGcgaaaaaacagaaatgttggtGTTGCTGATATATTATTGGTAGCAGCTGTTCCCTAGAATGCATAAATTGGTTACTAGGATTACCTAACAGACTATCACCAATGAGACAAACACTGATTCCACCTAGATGAGAACGTACACATTAATATTAATCAAGCTACATCAGCCCCAAGTTTGCAAacaatatttgttattttacaaGCGTCTTCAAGTCAGACGAtaacttcatttgttttaattcttcagaTCCTTCTAATCTTTAATACATTTAGGCATTCTTTCAATGGATTTTGTGTTACCAGTAGGTTTGTCAGTACATCAGGAGGAGGATTACTTCATTTACTGCATTTCAAGCATTCTTTACACCTGCATTCCTTCCCTTTCCAAAGATACATTCACACACACCATGAAAGCTGCAGCCTTCCACTGCAGAAAGTGGCTTCCATTTGATTTCTACCTGTATTTGTTATGCACCTTTAGTAGTTTTTCCAAAGCTTTCCATAGTTTAGCGTCCTTTGCAGTGTTGCTACTTCTATATTCACTTATCTCCATTATCATTCGCAGTAACTCAAGAAACTGCCTTTCAACGTACCACTGTTGATTTTTGTTAATGACCCTTAAAGTCAATCAACAGCTCATCTGCAACACTGTTGTCTGTTAAAAACAGTGGTGTAGTACTTGAGAGGAATCTAGTTCCACTAATCATCAGTTTATTGCACTTATGATTTTAGTTAATAATTATTGCAGAGTTTGAAAAAATTTGCTAATCTTAATTCATACTGGTGGCATCTTTAACTGTGTATCTAAATAGCACGTACAGCAGGAACTGCTAAACTGCCTGCACACCGTTTAAACAAAGGATATCCAAGTGCTAACTGCAAGAATACTTTCCCAAATGTTCGTTCACATCTCTGTGAATATAATATTTTTGGAGAGTTTCACAACACAATTACCTGTCATTCACCAAACACAGAAATGGACAGTTATACTGTCTAAGCAGCTTTCCTTCCAGTTGCTCGGTCACTACATTGTCTAGTCTTTCTCTTAGAAAAGAGATAATATGTTTTGGAATACCAACCTGGCACTGATGCACATCCACTTCCAAAAACATTGCCTGAAGATATTTGTTACTCAGAGCATTGAAAGCTGGGGCTATCCTTAAACAAGGGCCACATCTGTGAAAACGAGATAAAATTCaagtggttttttgtttgtttgtttttgtttttaaataccttCCCTAAATAGAATCAGCACGTTCATTTTCTTACTATATCCTT includes the following:
- the LOC100544169 gene encoding thioredoxin-like protein 1 isoform X3 — its product is MRMVGVKLIVNDTDFQPELSAVGSRLAVVKFTMRGCGPCLRIAPAFNALSNKYLQAMFLEVDVHQCQMDLMPFINKAGCECLNESDEHGFDNCLRKDSTYLESDCDEQLLITVAFSQPVKLYSMKLQGPDNGQGPKYVKIFINLPRSMDFEEAETSEPTQALELTPDDIKEDGIVQLRYVKFQNVNCVTLFVQSNHGDEEATRITYLTFIGTPVQATNMNDFKRVSLCFFKALMNVLNLPKNEPTEQIHSVVVVTPLLKVDLASKTKHVALSYSSLVLPSSFLFFNCFGGGFFSCLFVCFKENK
- the LOC100544169 gene encoding thioredoxin-like protein 1 isoform X2 codes for the protein MRMVGVKLIVNDTDFQPELSAVGSRLAVVKFTMRGCGPCLRIAPAFNALSNKYLQAMFLEVDVHQCQGTAATNNISATPTFLFFRNKVRIDQYQGADVLGLEEKIKQHLENDPGNNEDTDIPKGYMDLMPFINKAGCECLNESDEHGFDNCLRKDSTYLESDCDEQLLITVAFSQPVKLYSMKLQGPDNGQGPKYVKIFINLPRSMDFEEAETSEPTQALELTPDDIKEDGIVQLRYVKFQNVNCVTAMIVHRCLHSPLDFFTGRMGLLKESSLSASEIRWDHYLSGELPAGNWSHHFHGRTLSCDCFPLQLTYLRL
- the LOC100544169 gene encoding thioredoxin-like protein 1 isoform X1 translates to MRMVGVKLIVNDTDFQPELSAVGSRLAVVKFTMRGCGPCLRIAPAFNALSNKYLQAMFLEVDVHQCQGTAATNNISATPTFLFFRNKVRIDQYQGADVLGLEEKIKQHLENDPGNNEDTDIPKGYMDLMPFINKAGCECLNESDEHGFDNCLRKDSTYLESDCDEQLLITVAFSQPVKLYSMKLQGPDNGQGPKYVKIFINLPRSMDFEEAETSEPTQALELTPDDIKEDGIVQLRYVKFQNVNCVTLFVQSNHGDEEATRITYLTFIGTPVQATNMNDFKRVSLCFFKALMNVLNLPKNEPTEQIHSVVVVTPLLKVDLASKTKHVALSYSSLVLPSSFLFFNCFGGGFFSCLFVCFKENK
- the LOC100544169 gene encoding thioredoxin-like protein 1 isoform X5; translation: MRMVGVKLIVNDTDFQPELSAVGSRLAVVKFTMRGCGPCLRIAPAFNALSNKYLQAMFLEVDVHQCQGTAATNNISATPTFLFFRNKVRIDQYQGADVLGLEEKIKQHLENDPGNNEDTDIPKGYMDLMPFINKAGCECLNESDEHGFDNCLRKDSTYLESDCDEQLLITVAFSQPVKLYSMKLQGPDNGQGPKYVKIFINLPRSMDFEEAETSEPTQALELTPDDIKEDGIVQLRYVKFQNVNCVTLFVQSNHGDEEATRITYLTFIGTPVQATNMNDFKR
- the LOC100544169 gene encoding thioredoxin-like protein 1 isoform X6, translating into MRMVGVKLIVNDTDFQPELSAVGSRLAVVKFTMRGCGPCLRIAPAFNALSNKYLQAMFLEVDVHQCQGTAATNNISATPTFLFFRNKVRIDQYQGADVLGLEEKIKQHLENDPGNNEDTDIPKGYMDLMPFINKAGCECLNESDEHGFDNCLRKDSTYLESDCDEQLLITVAFSQPVKLYSMKLQGPDNGQGPKYVKIFINLPRSMDFEEAETSEPTQALELTPDDIKEDGIVQLRYVKFQNVNCVTKARCQPQR
- the LOC100544169 gene encoding thioredoxin-like protein 1 isoform X4; this encodes MRMVGVKLIVNDTDFQPELSAVGSRLAVVKFTMRGCGPCLRIAPAFNALSNKYLQAMFLEVDVHQCQGTAATNNISATPTFLFFRNKVRIDQYQGADVLGLEEKIKQHLENDPGNNEDTDIPKGYMDLMPFINKAGCECLNESDEHGFDNCLRKDSTYLESDCDEQLLITVAFSQPVKLYSMKLQGPDNGQGPKYVKIFINLPRSMDFEEAETSEPTQALELTPDDIKEDGIVQLRYVKFQNVNCVTAMIVHRCLHSPLDFFTGRMGLLKATPQQKDPLRDQAR